A single window of Cellulomonas sp. NTE-D12 DNA harbors:
- a CDS encoding EscU/YscU/HrcU family type III secretion system export apparatus switch protein, with protein MSDGQERNQKATDRHLKDVRRKGRLSRSQDLSAWVGVGAAVVMLPGVLSRGRQAGMEQLGSLQRLAAHPEPALAVTALETGLRSAVSTLAPLLVVVVAVTLVVAAAQGGIHVRSPKPQVEQFNPVNGVKRMVGPHAWGQLAMTLGKSVAVGLALWMAIQGLLPVLIASGRLPLSQLLHEAGSGVSSLLRAGIAAGLLLGLVDVVTVIRRNRKQTRMTMRELKEENKRNEGDPQVKAAIRARQHQMSRQRMMQAVREADVVLVNPTHVAVALRYEPGKGAPRVVAKGAGAVAAKIREKATEEHVPLVEDIPLARALHAACEIGAEIPEHLFTAVARVLAFVMALRRRGASAGKHHVPGGSTLAPDDHTDHRAVARAAARAASRSRAGRPAPAADAPAAPAPTSDGPAVATSTTRSTTADSPARPEDGR; from the coding sequence GTGAGCGACGGTCAGGAGCGCAACCAGAAGGCCACCGACCGGCACCTGAAGGACGTGCGCCGCAAGGGTCGCCTCTCCCGGTCGCAGGACCTGTCGGCCTGGGTGGGGGTCGGCGCCGCCGTGGTGATGCTTCCGGGCGTGCTGTCCCGCGGCCGGCAGGCCGGTATGGAGCAGCTCGGCTCGCTGCAGCGGCTCGCCGCGCACCCGGAGCCCGCGCTGGCGGTGACGGCGCTCGAGACGGGGCTGCGGTCGGCCGTGTCGACGCTCGCGCCGCTGCTCGTCGTGGTGGTCGCCGTCACGCTCGTCGTCGCCGCGGCGCAGGGCGGCATCCACGTCCGTTCCCCGAAGCCGCAGGTGGAGCAGTTCAACCCGGTCAACGGCGTGAAGCGGATGGTCGGCCCGCACGCCTGGGGTCAGCTGGCGATGACGCTCGGCAAGTCGGTGGCCGTCGGGCTGGCGCTCTGGATGGCGATCCAGGGGCTGCTGCCGGTGCTGATCGCCTCCGGCCGGCTGCCGCTGTCCCAGCTGCTGCACGAGGCCGGTTCCGGCGTCTCCTCGCTGCTGCGCGCCGGCATCGCCGCCGGCCTGCTGCTCGGCCTGGTGGACGTGGTCACGGTCATCCGCCGCAACCGCAAGCAGACGCGGATGACGATGCGCGAGCTCAAGGAGGAGAACAAGCGCAACGAGGGCGACCCGCAGGTCAAGGCCGCCATCCGCGCCCGTCAGCACCAGATGAGCCGCCAGCGCATGATGCAGGCCGTCCGCGAGGCCGACGTGGTGCTGGTCAACCCGACGCACGTCGCCGTCGCGCTGCGCTACGAGCCCGGCAAGGGCGCGCCGCGCGTGGTGGCCAAGGGCGCGGGGGCGGTCGCCGCGAAGATCCGCGAGAAGGCGACCGAGGAGCACGTGCCGCTGGTCGAGGACATCCCCCTGGCCCGCGCGCTGCACGCCGCGTGCGAGATCGGGGCGGAGATCCCGGAGCACCTGTTCACCGCCGTCGCCCGGGTGCTCGCCTTCGTGATGGCCCTGCGCCGGCGCGGGGCGTCCGCCGGCAAGCACCACGTGCCCGGCGGCTCGACGCTGGCGCCCGACGACCACACCGACCACCGCGCGGTCGCCCGTGCCGCCGCGCGTGCTGCGAGCCGGTCCCGCGCGGGCCGCCCCGCCCCCGCTGCGGATGCCCCCGCGGCACCGGCACCCACGAGCGACGGCCCGGCCGTCGCCACCTCGACCACCCGCTCGACCACCGCAGACTCACCCGCTCGACCGGAGGACGGCCGATGA
- a CDS encoding flagellar biosynthetic protein FliR: protein MAFSPDLAVDVPLDVIETTALAAVRITAFLVVAPPFANKGVPGPVKVALGLGLALVVQARLPRVATTSVAPLVGDVALQALVGLALGFLVWLVFAAVQSAGGLIDLFGGFQLATAFDPMNMVSGATFARLYQMLVVALLVASDAHHVMLLGLVRSFDSLPIGMGLAPAALAKAAISGLTGMTVSALQIAGPLVVVLFLADVGLGLLTRVAPALNAFAMGFPLKILLTVSLGGYVVLTLPGVLAGLSGTATHLMQGVQP from the coding sequence ATGGCCTTCTCCCCGGACCTGGCGGTGGACGTCCCGCTCGACGTCATCGAGACCACGGCGCTCGCGGCCGTGCGGATCACCGCGTTCCTCGTCGTCGCGCCCCCGTTCGCCAACAAGGGCGTGCCCGGTCCGGTGAAGGTGGCGCTGGGCCTGGGCCTGGCGCTGGTGGTGCAGGCCCGGCTGCCGCGGGTGGCGACGACGTCGGTCGCCCCGCTGGTCGGCGACGTGGCGCTGCAGGCGCTGGTGGGGCTGGCCCTCGGGTTTCTGGTCTGGCTCGTGTTCGCCGCCGTGCAGTCCGCCGGGGGGCTGATCGACCTGTTCGGCGGCTTCCAGCTGGCCACCGCCTTCGACCCGATGAACATGGTCAGCGGCGCGACGTTCGCGCGGCTCTACCAGATGCTGGTCGTGGCGCTGCTCGTCGCCTCGGACGCGCACCACGTGATGCTGCTCGGCCTGGTGCGCAGCTTCGACTCCCTGCCGATCGGCATGGGGCTGGCGCCGGCGGCGCTGGCCAAGGCGGCGATCAGCGGGCTGACCGGCATGACGGTGTCGGCGCTGCAGATCGCCGGGCCGCTGGTCGTCGTGCTGTTCCTCGCCGACGTCGGCCTGGGGCTGCTCACCCGCGTGGCACCGGCGCTGAACGCGTTCGCGATGGGCTTCCCGCTGAAGATCCTGCTGACCGTCAGCCTGGGCGGGTACGTGGTGCTGACGCTGCCGGGCGTGCTGGCCGGCCTGTCCGGGACGGCCACCCACCTGATGCAGGGGGTGCAGCCGTGA
- a CDS encoding flagellar biosynthetic protein FliQ, with the protein MTTEAVLDIAVQALMVAAKLCAPVLVTALVIGLVVSLVQSMTQVQEVTLSFVPKALGAAIALVVTGHWMISTVVTFTTDLYTRMPALVGH; encoded by the coding sequence ATGACCACCGAGGCGGTCCTCGACATCGCGGTGCAGGCCCTGATGGTCGCCGCCAAGCTCTGCGCGCCCGTGCTGGTGACCGCCCTGGTGATCGGGCTGGTCGTGTCCCTGGTGCAGTCGATGACCCAGGTGCAGGAGGTCACGCTCAGCTTCGTGCCCAAGGCGCTGGGCGCCGCGATCGCCCTGGTGGTCACCGGCCACTGGATGATCTCGACGGTCGTCACGTTCACCACCGACCTGTACACGCGGATGCCCGCGCTCGTCGGGCACTGA
- the fliP gene encoding flagellar type III secretion system pore protein FliP (The bacterial flagellar biogenesis protein FliP forms a type III secretion system (T3SS)-type pore required for flagellar assembly.) yields MFAPRRGAGARTVVEPELAQVAAPARVVRALRLLAALCLAGGLVLLASSGAVASTPARITTAAVVVPAVVVPAAVVPAAGPTTPASPSAPTPAATPAAPGSVHVSVNGVDGTPSSSITVLLGITVLSVAPSLLIMTTSFTKIFVVLAMTRNALGLQGVPPNQAIAGLALFLSLFVMAPTIGDINTQAVQPYLHGQTSFSEAIGAGEKPLATFMVAHTREQDLALVTRAAQRPNPQSAADVPFTTLAPAFMLSELRAAFIMGFVIFVPFLVIDLVVSSSLMAMGMMMLPPVMVSLPFKLLLFVLVDGWGLVIKALLGSYTGAGG; encoded by the coding sequence ATGTTCGCCCCGCGCCGCGGCGCCGGCGCGCGCACCGTGGTCGAGCCGGAGCTGGCGCAGGTCGCCGCCCCGGCGCGCGTGGTGCGTGCGCTGCGGCTGCTGGCGGCGCTGTGCCTGGCCGGCGGCCTGGTGCTGCTGGCCTCGTCGGGCGCGGTCGCAAGTACCCCGGCGCGCATCACGACGGCCGCCGTCGTCGTCCCCGCCGTCGTCGTGCCAGCCGCTGTCGTCCCCGCCGCCGGCCCCACCACGCCGGCCAGCCCGAGCGCGCCGACACCCGCCGCAACCCCGGCCGCCCCCGGCTCGGTGCACGTCAGCGTGAACGGCGTCGACGGCACCCCGAGCAGCTCGATCACGGTGCTGCTCGGCATCACGGTCCTGTCGGTCGCACCGTCGCTGCTGATCATGACCACCAGCTTCACCAAGATCTTCGTCGTCCTGGCGATGACCCGGAACGCGCTCGGCCTGCAGGGTGTGCCGCCCAACCAGGCGATCGCCGGCCTCGCGCTCTTCCTGTCCCTGTTCGTGATGGCGCCGACCATCGGGGACATCAACACCCAGGCGGTGCAGCCCTACCTGCACGGTCAGACGAGCTTCTCCGAGGCGATCGGCGCGGGGGAGAAGCCCCTGGCGACGTTCATGGTGGCGCACACCCGCGAGCAGGACCTGGCGCTGGTGACGCGCGCCGCGCAGCGCCCCAACCCGCAGTCGGCGGCCGACGTGCCGTTCACCACCCTGGCGCCGGCCTTCATGCTCTCCGAGCTGCGGGCCGCGTTCATCATGGGCTTCGTCATCTTCGTGCCGTTCCTGGTGATCGACCTGGTCGTCTCCAGCTCGTTGATGGCGATGGGCATGATGATGCTGCCGCCCGTCATGGTGTCCCTGCCGTTCAAGCTGCTGCTGTTCGTGCTGGTGGACGGTTGGGGCCTGGTGATCAAGGCCCTGCTCGGCTCGTACACGGGGGCCGGCGGATGA
- a CDS encoding flagellar biosynthetic protein FliO, translated as MGETLLVLLRVAVSLGVVIALIVYVGRRMSAGRAAERTREADVHVVGRQGLGRHSGVAVIAAGDRRLLVGFSDTSVQLLTELGPVASAPVGLPGERTGAKATKQAAVPTSTPTGAGVPGALVGGAAGLPGAGPALGAVPHPRPALDDASHQSALAGALAGSVLSPQTWRAAVRALQDRTVRR; from the coding sequence ATGGGCGAGACCCTCCTGGTGCTGCTGCGGGTCGCCGTCTCCCTCGGCGTCGTGATCGCGCTCATCGTGTACGTCGGCCGGCGGATGTCCGCCGGCCGCGCCGCGGAGCGCACGCGCGAGGCGGACGTGCACGTGGTGGGCCGGCAGGGTCTGGGCCGGCACTCCGGCGTCGCGGTGATCGCCGCCGGCGACCGGCGGCTGCTGGTCGGCTTCAGCGACACGTCCGTGCAGCTGCTGACGGAGCTCGGCCCCGTGGCCAGTGCGCCGGTCGGGCTCCCCGGCGAGCGCACGGGCGCCAAGGCGACCAAGCAGGCGGCGGTCCCGACGAGCACGCCTACCGGCGCCGGCGTCCCGGGGGCCCTCGTCGGCGGCGCCGCCGGCCTGCCGGGTGCCGGACCGGCTCTCGGTGCCGTGCCGCACCCGCGTCCCGCGCTCGACGACGCGTCCCACCAGTCCGCGCTGGCCGGGGCGCTGGCCGGTTCCGTGCTGTCCCCGCAGACGTGGCGTGCAGCGGTCCGTGCGCTGCAGGACCGGACGGTCCGCCGGTGA
- the fliN gene encoding flagellar motor switch protein FliN — protein sequence MNATTVSDLEVQAVAGAAAAMVPSTVPLVAVPAAPGDRPDPDAVAVVASFVGSPSAELVVVAEAVVAELTAAGVSEGTPVALTDALRPALEAAAARLGTGVLESARTDSAGSVLSDDSQLFALQAAGTTLGWFAVRVRGGRVPVAGGASAVPTPRASMRVLYDVDMTLTAELGRARLPLRQVLELAPGTVLELDRAAGAPADVMINGRLIARGEVVVVDEEYGVRITEIVSGVEADR from the coding sequence ATGAACGCCACCACTGTGAGCGACCTGGAGGTGCAGGCGGTCGCGGGTGCGGCGGCGGCGATGGTCCCCTCCACCGTGCCGCTGGTCGCGGTGCCGGCCGCCCCCGGTGACCGGCCGGACCCGGACGCCGTCGCGGTGGTCGCCTCGTTCGTCGGCTCGCCCAGTGCCGAGCTGGTGGTGGTCGCGGAGGCGGTGGTCGCCGAGCTGACCGCGGCCGGTGTCAGCGAGGGCACCCCGGTGGCGCTGACCGATGCGCTGCGCCCCGCGCTCGAGGCCGCGGCCGCCCGGCTCGGCACCGGCGTGCTGGAGTCCGCCCGTACCGACTCCGCGGGCAGCGTGCTGTCCGACGACTCCCAGCTGTTCGCCCTGCAGGCCGCGGGCACCACGCTCGGCTGGTTCGCCGTGCGCGTGCGCGGCGGGCGCGTGCCGGTGGCCGGCGGCGCCTCGGCCGTGCCGACCCCGCGGGCCAGCATGCGCGTGCTCTACGACGTCGACATGACCCTGACGGCGGAGCTGGGCCGGGCTCGCCTGCCGCTGCGCCAGGTGCTGGAGCTGGCCCCCGGCACGGTGCTCGAGCTGGACCGCGCGGCCGGTGCGCCGGCGGACGTGATGATCAACGGCCGCCTGATCGCCCGCGGCGAGGTGGTGGTGGTGGACGAGGAGTACGGCGTCCGGATCACCGAGATCGTGTCCGGCGTGGAGGCCGACCGCTGA
- a CDS encoding flagellar motor switch protein FliM: MTAPQAPEATLGVPAPRSAPGPTSRTATGRARNAEPELYDFRRPMTLARDHGRRLEMAFERFARMWGTQLTSRLRALCSATCDRVELMPYDEYVGTLPARTALMLCTVEQTRQTALLQTPVETVMVWVDYLFGGTGLGDDREGRELTDIELTVVRELLQPALDDLRYAFTTVAPLSLSMRAVQYSPQFVQAVPASDAVLVARFTLHTGERADTATLMVPAENLLAAMRLAETDETRSEDDRREAAHARAQLEVAVTAVPVDLVVRFAPVTVRPPEVVGLAVGDVLPLQHPATRPLDVVVDGVVLARAAVGSQGSRLACRVVDVEEENA; the protein is encoded by the coding sequence GTGACAGCCCCCCAGGCGCCGGAGGCGACCCTCGGCGTGCCCGCGCCCCGGTCCGCACCGGGGCCCACCTCCCGGACGGCGACCGGCCGCGCGCGCAACGCCGAGCCCGAGCTGTACGACTTCCGCCGCCCGATGACCCTCGCCCGCGACCACGGCCGCCGGCTGGAGATGGCGTTCGAGCGGTTCGCCCGCATGTGGGGCACCCAGCTGACCTCCCGCCTGCGCGCCCTGTGCTCCGCCACCTGCGACCGCGTCGAGCTGATGCCGTACGACGAGTACGTCGGCACGCTGCCCGCCCGCACGGCGCTGATGCTGTGCACCGTCGAGCAGACCCGCCAGACGGCGCTGCTGCAGACGCCGGTGGAGACCGTGATGGTCTGGGTGGACTACCTGTTCGGCGGCACCGGGCTCGGTGACGACCGCGAGGGCCGCGAGCTGACCGACATCGAGCTGACCGTGGTCCGCGAGCTGCTCCAGCCCGCGCTGGACGACCTGCGGTACGCCTTCACGACGGTCGCGCCGCTGAGCCTGTCGATGCGAGCGGTCCAGTACAGCCCCCAGTTCGTGCAGGCGGTGCCGGCGAGCGACGCCGTGCTGGTCGCCCGGTTCACGCTGCACACCGGCGAGCGTGCGGACACCGCGACGCTGATGGTCCCGGCGGAGAACCTGCTGGCCGCGATGCGGCTGGCCGAGACGGACGAGACCCGGTCGGAGGACGACCGGCGCGAGGCGGCCCACGCGCGCGCGCAGCTCGAGGTGGCCGTCACGGCGGTCCCGGTGGACCTGGTGGTGCGGTTCGCGCCCGTCACGGTCCGCCCCCCGGAGGTGGTGGGGCTCGCCGTCGGCGACGTCCTGCCGTTGCAGCATCCCGCCACCCGTCCGCTCGACGTGGTCGTCGACGGTGTGGTGCTCGCCCGCGCTGCCGTGGGCAGCCAGGGCTCCCGGCTCGCCTGCCGGGTGGTCGACGTCGAGGAGGAGAACGCATGA
- a CDS encoding flagellar basal body-associated FliL family protein yields MPTEQRIISQKIGAPRPSSPSSTIGSRTPAEPPAEKKPKKSKKLLVVVLVVVLLLGAGAGYWFFLRPTGGTPKAHATPTPVAGEVLTVDAISINLADGHYLRLGMGLQLTKETKTAPNPSRALDLAIAEFSGHTVAEVSDAATRDKMKAELLTSLEKAYKGEVMDLYLTNFVTQ; encoded by the coding sequence GTGCCCACCGAGCAGCGGATCATCTCGCAGAAGATCGGCGCCCCCCGGCCGTCGTCGCCGTCCTCGACCATCGGCTCCCGCACGCCGGCCGAGCCGCCGGCGGAGAAGAAGCCGAAGAAGTCCAAGAAGCTCCTGGTCGTCGTGCTGGTCGTCGTGCTGCTGCTCGGGGCCGGCGCCGGCTACTGGTTCTTCCTGCGGCCCACCGGCGGCACCCCGAAGGCCCACGCGACCCCCACGCCGGTCGCCGGTGAGGTGCTCACGGTCGATGCGATCAGCATCAACCTGGCCGACGGGCACTACCTGCGCCTGGGCATGGGCCTGCAGCTGACCAAGGAGACCAAGACGGCTCCCAACCCGTCCCGCGCTCTCGACCTGGCGATCGCGGAGTTCTCCGGCCACACGGTGGCCGAGGTCTCCGACGCCGCCACGCGAGACAAGATGAAGGCGGAGCTGCTGACCTCCCTGGAGAAGGCCTACAAGGGGGAGGTGATGGACCTCTACCTGACGAACTTCGTCACCCAGTGA
- a CDS encoding flagellar motor protein MotB: protein MSTPPRRRRKKVDDDDHTNAERWAVSYSDMMTVLMGLFIVLFAISQVDQQKFTALRDSLATGFGQGTVHSSVLESNPGVLDGVSAATNANEVGTAGLVTADKGLGQQASAPQAAGAKPAANSPTTDPKLLLAARAEAAHLEQIRDAIKSELGAVGLSDAVDYKITERGLIIGLVAQDVFFGPESAQLTPTSQRVIDTLSPTLRGITEQVSIEGHANTLPVSGSGKYATNWELSSDRATQVLRRLVESDGMPADRIMAVGFGDARPEVPGADDQALAANRRVDLVVLSSAPDAVRKLLPIVAAGG from the coding sequence ATGAGCACCCCGCCGCGGCGTCGGCGCAAGAAGGTCGACGACGACGACCACACCAACGCCGAGCGCTGGGCGGTCAGCTACTCGGACATGATGACCGTGCTGATGGGCCTGTTCATCGTGCTGTTCGCGATCAGCCAGGTGGACCAGCAGAAGTTCACGGCACTGCGCGACTCGCTGGCGACCGGCTTCGGGCAGGGCACGGTGCACAGCTCGGTGCTCGAGTCGAACCCGGGCGTGCTGGACGGCGTCAGCGCCGCGACCAACGCCAACGAGGTGGGCACGGCCGGCCTGGTCACCGCCGACAAGGGTCTGGGCCAGCAGGCGAGCGCCCCGCAAGCGGCGGGGGCCAAGCCGGCCGCCAATTCGCCGACGACGGACCCCAAGCTGCTGCTCGCGGCGCGGGCCGAGGCGGCGCACCTGGAGCAGATCCGCGACGCGATCAAGTCGGAGCTCGGGGCTGTCGGCCTCAGCGACGCGGTGGACTACAAGATCACCGAGCGCGGTCTGATCATCGGCCTGGTCGCCCAGGACGTGTTCTTCGGTCCCGAGTCGGCCCAGCTGACGCCCACCTCCCAGCGGGTGATCGACACCCTCTCGCCCACGCTGCGCGGCATCACCGAGCAGGTGTCCATCGAGGGGCACGCCAACACGCTGCCGGTGTCCGGCTCGGGCAAGTACGCCACCAACTGGGAGCTGTCCTCCGACCGGGCCACGCAGGTGCTGCGCCGGCTGGTCGAGTCCGACGGCATGCCGGCGGACCGGATCATGGCGGTCGGCTTCGGCGACGCCCGCCCGGAGGTGCCGGGTGCCGACGACCAGGCGCTCGCGGCCAACCGGCGGGTGGACCTGGTGGTGCTGTCGAGCGCACCAGACGCGGTCCGCAAGCTGCTGCCGATAGTCGCGGCCGGCGGCTGA
- a CDS encoding MotA/TolQ/ExbB proton channel family protein, protein MDPAGLIGLGVALGTVFVVMLIEGTPPMAIVLPGPLLLVWVTTLAVGLMGHTLKDAMGSFAAVPTALRSKAPDPSGTIETLVSLADKARREGLLALEDAARTITDPFLRSGLQSAIDGTDPEDLRMMLEDRIASKRRLDRMHAKYFHDMAGYAPTIGIIGTVISLVHVLQNLSDPSKLGESIASAFVATLWGLLSANVVWMPLGSRIRRMSDLECAQMELALEGLLAVQAGANPRLVGERLRSLLPDDARGAAGEKKAA, encoded by the coding sequence ATGGATCCCGCAGGTCTGATCGGTCTGGGCGTCGCCCTCGGCACCGTCTTCGTGGTGATGCTCATCGAGGGCACGCCGCCGATGGCCATCGTGCTGCCCGGGCCGCTGCTGCTGGTGTGGGTCACCACGCTGGCGGTCGGCCTGATGGGCCACACGCTGAAGGACGCGATGGGCTCCTTCGCCGCGGTCCCCACCGCGCTGCGCAGCAAGGCGCCGGACCCGTCGGGCACCATCGAGACGCTGGTCAGCCTGGCGGACAAGGCGCGCCGGGAGGGCCTGCTCGCGCTGGAGGACGCGGCGCGCACCATCACCGACCCGTTCCTGCGCTCGGGCCTGCAGTCGGCGATCGACGGCACGGACCCCGAGGACCTGCGGATGATGCTCGAGGACCGGATCGCGTCCAAGCGCCGGCTCGACCGCATGCACGCCAAGTACTTCCACGACATGGCCGGCTACGCGCCGACCATCGGCATCATCGGCACCGTCATCTCCCTGGTGCACGTGCTGCAGAACCTGTCCGACCCGAGCAAGCTCGGCGAGTCGATCGCCTCGGCGTTCGTCGCCACCCTGTGGGGCCTGCTGTCCGCCAACGTCGTGTGGATGCCGCTGGGCAGCCGTATCCGCCGGATGTCCGACCTCGAGTGCGCCCAGATGGAGCTCGCGCTCGAGGGGCTGCTGGCCGTGCAGGCCGGTGCCAACCCCCGGCTGGTCGGCGAGCGGCTGCGCAGCCTGCTGCCCGACGACGCACGTGGCGCCGCCGGCGAGAAGAAGGCGGCATGA